CCTGGTCAGTGAGTGCCAGCTGACCGCAGCCACGGGGGGAGCAGAACTCTCCTGTTACCGCTGCACCATCCCCTTTGGTGTGGTTATCCTCATAGCCGGCATCGTGGTAACCGCTGTGGCATACAGCTTCAATTCCCATGGATCCATCATCTCTGTCTTTGGATTAGTCCTCTTGTCATCAGGACTCCTTTTGCTGGCTTCTAGTGCAGTCTGCTGGAAAATCAGGCAGCAAAACAAGAAAGCCAAGAGGCGGGAGAGCCAGACAGCGCTCGTGGCACATCAGCGAACCTTGTTTGGGTAGAGACCACCCAGAGAGGGCTGGGCAGAAGGCAGAGCCTCTGTAGGTCAACCTGGCTGATTATCCATGGGAGAAACTGCAGACTTTGATTTAACTTTGGAAAttaactgaaatgaaaagggaATGGATTAAGAAATACTCTTAAAGACTCTGCAAGTGCTCttaatattttccttcctgcagccttGGGAGTGATTCTTCCCAAGACAGAGGAAAATCCACTTGtcctccccagggagcaggatCATCCGAACTGCAATCACCCTGACTGCACTCCCCAGCGTGCTGAGGGTGTTGGAAAGGGAGAACCTTGTGAGAACTAAGGAAATAATCTGAACTGACTTGAAATGCCAGAGATGTCCTTAAAATACACACTGTGACGTTTGACCAAGGGAGAAGCCACAGCGTCTGAAGTGACTGCAAGCTCACAGCCTGTGACTTCAACTGGAGCTGCAAACAGATCCCCCCAAACAAAGCAATAACCACCAAACCCTCTGCAGATTGCTCAATAAGCTGATTCTTATATTTTATGTAACTGTCCCCTCCTAATATCTGTGGTACTTTCCC
The Indicator indicator isolate 239-I01 chromosome 29, UM_Iind_1.1, whole genome shotgun sequence genome window above contains:
- the TMEM100 gene encoding transmembrane protein 100 — translated: MTTEPIKEIPGTPKHPAPVTMEKSNNNDCVITTIPLVSECQLTAATGGAELSCYRCTIPFGVVILIAGIVVTAVAYSFNSHGSIISVFGLVLLSSGLLLLASSAVCWKIRQQNKKAKRRESQTALVAHQRTLFG